The proteins below are encoded in one region of Populus alba chromosome 2, ASM523922v2, whole genome shotgun sequence:
- the LOC118042240 gene encoding 4-hydroxy-tetrahydrodipicolinate synthase 2, chloroplastic, with product MAAMKSYSVCLRESTLQFPRPNCSDNFKRRGGKWRSPQAAVIPDLRLPMRSFEVKNRTSAEDIKSLRLITAIKTPYLPDGRFDLEAYDALVNMQIVNGAEGVIVGGTTGEGQLMSWDEHIMLIGHTVNCFGSSVKVIGNTGSNSTREAIHATEQGFAVGMHAALHINPYYGKTSVEGMVSHFDCVLPMGPTIIYNVPSRTGQDIPPRVIHTIAQSPNLAGVKECVGNDRVEQYTDKGIVVWSGNDDQCHDARWNHGATGVISVTSNLLPGLMRKLMFEGRNTELNSKLLPLIDWLFQEPNPIALNTALAQLGVVRPVFRLPYMPLPLAKRIEFVNLVKKIGRENFVGEKKVQVLDDDDFILISRY from the exons ATGGCTGCCATGAAGAGCTATAGCGTATGCTTGAGGGAGTCTACTCTCCAGTTTCCGCGTCCTAATTGCAGTGATAATTTCAAGAG gAGGGGTGGAAAATGGAGATCTCCACAAGCTGCTGTCATACCAGATCTTCGTCTTCCAATGCGAAGTTTTGAAGTTAAAAACAg GACATCAGCAGAGGATATAAAATCTCTTAGATTGATAACAGCCATCAAAACCCCGTATCTGCCTGATGGTAGATTCGATCTCGAAGCATATGACGCGTTGGTGAATATGCAGATTGTTAACGGTGCTGAAGGTGTGATAGTTGGTGGCACAACTGGTGAAGGCCAGCTAATGAGCTGGGACGAACACATAATGCTCATAGGCcacactgttaattgttttggTAGTTCAGTGAAGGTGATTGGAAACACTGGAAGTAACTCTACAAGGGAAGCGATTCATGCCACAGAGCAAGGTTTTGCAGTTGGAATGCATGCTGCTCTTCACATCAATCCTTACTATGGCAAGACCTCCGTGGAGGGGATGGTTTCTCATTTTGACTGTGTGCTCCCTATGGGTCCCACTATCATATACAATGTGCCATCCAGAACTGGCCAAGATATTCCCCCGCGTGTTATTCATACTATAGCACAGAGTCCAAACCTGGCCGGAGTCAAGGAGTGTGTTGGTAATGATCGGGTTGAACAATATACAGATAAAGGAATTGTGGTGTGGAGTGGGAACGATGATCAATGCCATGATGCTAGGTGGAACCATGGGGCTACTGGTGTGATTTCTGTTACTAGCAACCTGCTTCCAGGCTTGATGCGGAAACTCATGTTTGAGGGGAGGAACACTGAACTAAATTCAAAACTCCTGCCTCTTATTGACTGGTTATTTCAGGAGCCAAACCCCATTGCATTAAACACAGCTCTTGCTCAGCTTGGGGTTGTAAGGCCAGTTTTCAGGCTGCCATATATGCCTCTTCCTCTGGCTAAGAGGATAGAATTTGTGAATCTGGTGAAGAAAATTGGCCGGGAGAATTTTGTAGGAGAAAAAAAGGTTCAGGTTCTTGATGACGACGACTTCATCTTGATAAGTCGGTATTAG